In one Maniola jurtina chromosome 13, ilManJurt1.1, whole genome shotgun sequence genomic region, the following are encoded:
- the LOC123871321 gene encoding calcium/calmodulin-dependent protein kinase kinase 1 isoform X2 has translation MNGVVVDSERNAEMAGNVDRHSAVDVVAEAKRERDVSKIWQPSDTDRLSAYSPDRSSLLRSHAAKSAECSGQGSPKARRTPRESRRVSLAQAPGYVQLNQYRLLEPIGQGSYGIVKLAYSEEDDTHYAMKILSKRKLMRRAGLFGRTPPRKTGPGPPSDPLQRVYREIAVLKKLDHPNVVKLVEVLDDPAEDQLYLVFQLLEGGPVIDVPTENPLSEETARKYFRDVVLGVEYLHFQRIAHRDIKPANLLMGEGRVQVADLGACGELAAAGRLSGAVGTPAFRAPEAVATTDKYNGEAADIWSLGVTLYAMVTGRVPWIGATSTDLQKRILAEPLTFPPRPPLSRSLKRFLARMLDKDPVTRATMKEIKEHEWLTLGGKEPLPSEEENCRLVEVTDEDMARVVTSIPNLSTLILIKTMLKKHSFQNPFLRSREGSARRESTDAGPGVATEESEREGEAAKADRATRRANLARSGRSLSAPGNYLTDKQQSFDISLESVQESKEVKSIKPAEQSSQNVPKAQTNSKPQEKESKENKPNGDRKENKGR, from the exons gcaCTCCGCGGTGGACGTGGTCGCGGAGGCGAAAAGGGAACGTGACGTCAGCAAAATATGGCAGCCATCAGACACTGacag GTTGTCAGCATACTCCCCCGACCGCTCGTCCCTACTGCGCTCGCACGCCGCCAAGTCAGCCGAGTGCAGCGGCCAGGGGTCCCCTAAAGCCAGGAGAACCCCCAGGGAATCACGACGGGTGTCCCTCGCACAAGCCCCGGGATACGTGCAACTCAACCAGTATAGACTGCTGGAGCCGATTGGTCAG gGTTCATACGGCATCGTCAAGTTAGCCTACAGCGAAGAAGATGATACGCATTat GCAATGAAGATCCTCTCAAAACGCAAGCTGATGCGGCGCGCGGGCCTCTTCGGGAGGACGCCTCCGAGGAAAACTGGCCCCGGCCCTCCCTCCGACCCGCTGCAGAGGGTTTACAGGGAAATTGCTGTGCTCAAGAAACTGGACCATCCCAACGTTGTCAAGCTTGTTGAG GTGTTAGACGACCCAGCGGAAGACCAACTGTACCTGGTGTTCCAGCTGTTAGAAGGTGGACCTGTGATCGACGTCCCCACAGAAAACCCTCTGAGTGAAGAGACTGCGAGGAAGTACTTTCGAGACGTGGTGCTCGGCGTTGAATATC TGCACTTTCAACGCATCGCGCACCGGGACATCAAGCCGGCGAACCTGCTGATGGGAGAGGGAAGAGTGCAGGTGGCAGACCTCGGCGCGTGCGGGGAGCTGGCGGCGGCCGGGCGGCTGTCCGGCGCGGTGGGCACTCCGGCCTTCAGGGCTCCGGAGGCTGTGGCTACCACTGACAAGTACAATGGCGAA GCGGCAGATATCTGGTCTCTGGGCGTTACCCTCTACGCCATGGTGACGGGAAGAGTGCCGTGGATAGGGGCGACGTCCACCGACCTTCAGAAGCGGATCCTCGCAGAACCTCTGACTTTTCCTCCAAGAccgccactctccaggtccctGAAGAGGTTCCTAGCGCGGATGCTGGATAAGGATCCTGTTACTAGAGCCACTATGAAAGAGATTAAG GAACATGAATGGTTGACCCTCGGAGGCAAAGAGCCTCTCCCCTCGGAGGAGGAGAACTGCCGCCTGGTGGAGGTCACTGATGAGGACATGGCGCGCGTCGTCACCTCCATCCCCAACCTGTCCACGCTCATACTCATAAAGACCATGCTCAAGAAACATAGCTTTCAG AATCCATTCTTGCGCAGTCGTGAAGGCAGTGCTAGACGGGAGTCCACTGACGCTGGACCTGGTGTTGCCACTGAAGAGAGTGAAAGAGAAGGAGAGGCAGCTAAAGCTGATAGAGCCACGCGAAGAGCTAACCTAGCTCGTTCAGGAAGATCTCTATCGGCCCCTGGGAACTATCTTACTGACAA GCAACAGTCATTTGACATATCTCTGGAATCGGTCCAAGAGTCCAAAGAAGTGAAATCGATCAAACCAGCAGAACAGAGCAGTCAGAACGTTCCTAAAGCTCAAACAAACTCTAAGCCCCAAGAAAAAGAAAGCAAAGAAAACAAACCGAATGGAGATAGAAAAGAGAATAAGGGGAGGTGA
- the LOC123871321 gene encoding calcium/calmodulin-dependent protein kinase kinase 1 isoform X1 yields the protein MAEDVKCGGGTVGVLPLGGVRRARPPRLADIPRHSAVDVVAEAKRERDVSKIWQPSDTDRLSAYSPDRSSLLRSHAAKSAECSGQGSPKARRTPRESRRVSLAQAPGYVQLNQYRLLEPIGQGSYGIVKLAYSEEDDTHYAMKILSKRKLMRRAGLFGRTPPRKTGPGPPSDPLQRVYREIAVLKKLDHPNVVKLVEVLDDPAEDQLYLVFQLLEGGPVIDVPTENPLSEETARKYFRDVVLGVEYLHFQRIAHRDIKPANLLMGEGRVQVADLGACGELAAAGRLSGAVGTPAFRAPEAVATTDKYNGEAADIWSLGVTLYAMVTGRVPWIGATSTDLQKRILAEPLTFPPRPPLSRSLKRFLARMLDKDPVTRATMKEIKEHEWLTLGGKEPLPSEEENCRLVEVTDEDMARVVTSIPNLSTLILIKTMLKKHSFQNPFLRSREGSARRESTDAGPGVATEESEREGEAAKADRATRRANLARSGRSLSAPGNYLTDKQQSFDISLESVQESKEVKSIKPAEQSSQNVPKAQTNSKPQEKESKENKPNGDRKENKGR from the exons gcaCTCCGCGGTGGACGTGGTCGCGGAGGCGAAAAGGGAACGTGACGTCAGCAAAATATGGCAGCCATCAGACACTGacag GTTGTCAGCATACTCCCCCGACCGCTCGTCCCTACTGCGCTCGCACGCCGCCAAGTCAGCCGAGTGCAGCGGCCAGGGGTCCCCTAAAGCCAGGAGAACCCCCAGGGAATCACGACGGGTGTCCCTCGCACAAGCCCCGGGATACGTGCAACTCAACCAGTATAGACTGCTGGAGCCGATTGGTCAG gGTTCATACGGCATCGTCAAGTTAGCCTACAGCGAAGAAGATGATACGCATTat GCAATGAAGATCCTCTCAAAACGCAAGCTGATGCGGCGCGCGGGCCTCTTCGGGAGGACGCCTCCGAGGAAAACTGGCCCCGGCCCTCCCTCCGACCCGCTGCAGAGGGTTTACAGGGAAATTGCTGTGCTCAAGAAACTGGACCATCCCAACGTTGTCAAGCTTGTTGAG GTGTTAGACGACCCAGCGGAAGACCAACTGTACCTGGTGTTCCAGCTGTTAGAAGGTGGACCTGTGATCGACGTCCCCACAGAAAACCCTCTGAGTGAAGAGACTGCGAGGAAGTACTTTCGAGACGTGGTGCTCGGCGTTGAATATC TGCACTTTCAACGCATCGCGCACCGGGACATCAAGCCGGCGAACCTGCTGATGGGAGAGGGAAGAGTGCAGGTGGCAGACCTCGGCGCGTGCGGGGAGCTGGCGGCGGCCGGGCGGCTGTCCGGCGCGGTGGGCACTCCGGCCTTCAGGGCTCCGGAGGCTGTGGCTACCACTGACAAGTACAATGGCGAA GCGGCAGATATCTGGTCTCTGGGCGTTACCCTCTACGCCATGGTGACGGGAAGAGTGCCGTGGATAGGGGCGACGTCCACCGACCTTCAGAAGCGGATCCTCGCAGAACCTCTGACTTTTCCTCCAAGAccgccactctccaggtccctGAAGAGGTTCCTAGCGCGGATGCTGGATAAGGATCCTGTTACTAGAGCCACTATGAAAGAGATTAAG GAACATGAATGGTTGACCCTCGGAGGCAAAGAGCCTCTCCCCTCGGAGGAGGAGAACTGCCGCCTGGTGGAGGTCACTGATGAGGACATGGCGCGCGTCGTCACCTCCATCCCCAACCTGTCCACGCTCATACTCATAAAGACCATGCTCAAGAAACATAGCTTTCAG AATCCATTCTTGCGCAGTCGTGAAGGCAGTGCTAGACGGGAGTCCACTGACGCTGGACCTGGTGTTGCCACTGAAGAGAGTGAAAGAGAAGGAGAGGCAGCTAAAGCTGATAGAGCCACGCGAAGAGCTAACCTAGCTCGTTCAGGAAGATCTCTATCGGCCCCTGGGAACTATCTTACTGACAA GCAACAGTCATTTGACATATCTCTGGAATCGGTCCAAGAGTCCAAAGAAGTGAAATCGATCAAACCAGCAGAACAGAGCAGTCAGAACGTTCCTAAAGCTCAAACAAACTCTAAGCCCCAAGAAAAAGAAAGCAAAGAAAACAAACCGAATGGAGATAGAAAAGAGAATAAGGGGAGGTGA